Proteins encoded by one window of Nicotiana tomentosiformis unplaced genomic scaffold, ASM39032v3 Un00101, whole genome shotgun sequence:
- the LOC104105333 gene encoding transcriptional corepressor LEUNIG_HOMOLOG-like isoform X2, whose amino-acid sequence MAQSNWEADKMLDVYIHDYLLKRKLHNSAKAFMTEGKVATDPVAIDAPGGFLFEWWSVFWDIFIARTNEKHSEAAAAYIETQQMKAREHQQQLQMQQLQLMQQRNAQLQRRDQNPSLGGSINAMNSEGMMGQPSASVLAMKMYEEQMKHPHSLDSETSPLIDPNRMALLKSATNHQRQLAQGNSGSMSAALQQMQGRPQLATDIKTEVNLSGNQKSVDPSSIYGQAILQSKSGLGGAGLNQGVTGLPLKGWPLTGIDHLRPSMGLQVQKPNIQTQNQFLLASQQQQAQAQGNLNSPNYGYGGLPRGNFNTKDVQPPRNDGSICSPVQSNSPKMKMAQIQQSSSQQQDQMQQQQQQQLPQNSRKRKQHSSSGPANSTGTGNTVGPSPSSPASTHTPGDGMTSASSLQHVSSVSKSMMMYGGDGTGGIASSTNQLDDLETFGDIDNVESFLSHDGGDGSIYGTLKQTLTEHKPESSKGFSFGEVGCIRTRNKVTCCHFSSDGKLLASAGHDKKAVLWNMDTLQTETTPEEHQYLITDVRFRPNSTQLATASFDKSVRLWDAANPSYCLNSYTGHTSHVMSLDFHPKKNDLFCFCDSNNEIRYWSISPFSCTRVSKQGGSAQVRFQPITGHLLAAASDKVVSIFDVENDRQLQSFQGHSGVVNYLCWDLNGDLLASVSEESVKVWSLTTGDCIHELSTNENQFHSCVFHPSYSALLVIGGMRSLELWNMVENKSMTIPAHDNIIAALAQSPVTGMVASASHDSSVKLWK is encoded by the exons ATGGCGCAGAGTAATTGGGAAGCAGATAAGAT GCTTGATGTTTACATTCATGACTATTTGCTGAAAAGAAAGCTGCATAATTCTGCAAAAGCTTTCATGACGGAAGGAAAGGTTGCTACAGATCCCGTAG CCATTGATGCACCTGGAGGATTTCTATTTGAATGGTGGTCGGTGTTTTGGGACATTTTCATTGCACGGACAAATGAAAAACATTCTGAAGCAGCAGCAGCGTACATAGAG ACACAGCAGATGAAAGCAAGGGAGCATCAACAACAGCTGCAGATGCAGCAGTTGCAACTCATGCAACAGCGAAATGCCCAGTTACAACGAAGGGATCAAAATCCCTCCCTTGGTGGTTCTATAAATGCTATGAACTCTGAAGGCATGATGGGGCAACCATCTGCTAGTGTTTTGGCCATGAAAATGTACGAGGAACAAATGAAGCACCCTCACTCCTTGGACTCCGAGACATCACCTCTTATTGATCCCAATAGGATGGCTCTTCTCAAGTCTGCAACTAATCATCAACG CCAGTTGGCACAAGGTAATTCGGGGAGCATGTCTGCAGCATTGCAGCAAATGCAAGGGCGGCCTCAGCTGGCAACG GATATTAAAACGGAAGTGAACTTGAGTGGTAATCAGAAATCCGTGGATCCGTCGTCAATTTATGGCCAAGCAATTCTACAGTCAAAGTCGGGACTTGGTGGTGCAG GTTTGAATCAAGGTGTGACTGGTCTACCATTGAAGGGTTGGCCGTTAACT GGAATTGACCATTTGAGGCCAAGTATGGGTTTGCAAGTACAGAAGCCCAATATACAGACCCAAAATCAATTTCTTTTGGCATCACAACAACAGCAG GCTCAAGCACAAGGTAACCTGAATTCCCCTAATTATGGATACGGTGGATTACCAAGAGGTAACTTCAATACAAAAGATGTTCAGCCACCAAGAAATGATGGATCCATATGCTCTCCAGTACAATCAAATTCACCGAAG ATGAAAATGGCCCAAATACAGCAATCCTCCTCTCAACAACAGGACCAGATGCAGCAGCAGCAACAGCAGCAACTGCCACAG AACAGCAGAAAAAGGAAGCAGCATTCGTCATCTGGACCTGCCAATAGTACTGGCACTGGAAATACTGTCGGCCCTTCACCAAGCTCACCAGCATCAACTCATACACCTGGTGATGGGATGACTAGTGCTAGTAGCCTTCAGCACGTCAGCAGTGTGTCAAAAAGCATGATGATGTACGGAGGAGACGGAACTGGTGGTATTGCATCCTCTACAAATCAGCTG GATGACTTGGAGACATTTGGAGACATTGATAATGTGGAATCATTTTTGTCACATGATGGGGGAGATGGAAGTATCTATGGCACACTGAAGCAAACTCTTACTGAGCACAAACCTGAGTCTTCCAAAG GATTCTCCTTTGGCGAAGTTGGTTGTATACGCACAAGGAATAAAGTTACTTGCTGTCATTTCTCATCGGATGGGAAGTTGCTCGCTAGTGCCGGACATGACAAGAAG GCTGTTCTGTGGAACATGGATACCTTGCAAACGGAGACCACCCCTGAAGAACATCAATACTTGATTACAGATGTCCGGTTCAGGCCTAATTCAACTCAGCTTGCAACTGCTTCATTTGACAAGTCTGTGAGATTGTGGGATGCTGCTAAT CCTAGCTACTGTTTGAATTCATATACTGGTCATACTTCTCATGTTATGTCGCTGGATTTCCATCCAAAAAAGAATGATCTGTTCTGTTTCTGCGATAGCAACAATGAGATTCGCTACTGGAGTATTAGTCCATTCTCATGTACTCGGGTGTCAAAG CAAGGAGGCAGTGCACAAGTGAGATTCCAGCCCATAACTGGTCATCTGCTGGCTGCCGCATCAGATAAGGTGGTTTCAATCTTTGACGTTGAAAATGACAGGCAACTACAGTCTTTCCAG GGACATTCTGGAGTGGTGAACTACCTTTGTTGGGATCTCAATGGTGATCTACTGGCATCAGTAAGTGAGGAGTCCGTTAAAGTTTGGTCATTGACCACCGGTGATTGCATCCATGAGCTAAGTACCAATGAGAATCAGTTCCACTCTTGTGTCTTTCATCCTAGCTATTCAGCTCTATTGGTGATTGGAGGAATGAGG TCTTTGGAGCTGTGGAACATGGTTGAGAATAAAAGCATGACAATTCCAGCCCACGATAACATTATCGCTGCTCTAGCACAGTCACCGGTGACTGGAATGGTCGCTTCCGCAAGTCATGACAGTTCTGTGAAGTTATGGAAATAA
- the LOC104105333 gene encoding transcriptional corepressor LEUNIG_HOMOLOG-like isoform X1 — MAQSNWEADKMLDVYIHDYLLKRKLHNSAKAFMTEGKVATDPVAIDAPGGFLFEWWSVFWDIFIARTNEKHSEAAAAYIETQQMKAREHQQQLQMQQLQLMQQRNAQLQRRDQNPSLGGSINAMNSEGMMGQPSASVLAMKMYEEQMKHPHSLDSETSPLIDPNRMALLKSATNHQRQLAQGNSGSMSAALQQMQGRPQLATDIKTEVNLSGNQKSVDPSSIYGQAILQSKSGLGGAGLNQGVTGLPLKGWPLTGIDHLRPSMGLQVQKPNIQTQNQFLLASQQQQVLAQAQAQGNLNLASQQQQVLAQAQAQGNLNLASQQQQVLAQAQAQGNLNSPNYGYGGLPRGNFNTKDVQPPRNDGSICSPVQSNSPKMKMAQIQQSSSQQQDQMQQQQQQQLPQNSRKRKQHSSSGPANSTGTGNTVGPSPSSPASTHTPGDGMTSASSLQHVSSVSKSMMMYGGDGTGGIASSTNQLDDLETFGDIDNVESFLSHDGGDGSIYGTLKQTLTEHKPESSKGFSFGEVGCIRTRNKVTCCHFSSDGKLLASAGHDKKAVLWNMDTLQTETTPEEHQYLITDVRFRPNSTQLATASFDKSVRLWDAANPSYCLNSYTGHTSHVMSLDFHPKKNDLFCFCDSNNEIRYWSISPFSCTRVSKQGGSAQVRFQPITGHLLAAASDKVVSIFDVENDRQLQSFQGHSGVVNYLCWDLNGDLLASVSEESVKVWSLTTGDCIHELSTNENQFHSCVFHPSYSALLVIGGMRSLELWNMVENKSMTIPAHDNIIAALAQSPVTGMVASASHDSSVKLWK, encoded by the exons ATGGCGCAGAGTAATTGGGAAGCAGATAAGAT GCTTGATGTTTACATTCATGACTATTTGCTGAAAAGAAAGCTGCATAATTCTGCAAAAGCTTTCATGACGGAAGGAAAGGTTGCTACAGATCCCGTAG CCATTGATGCACCTGGAGGATTTCTATTTGAATGGTGGTCGGTGTTTTGGGACATTTTCATTGCACGGACAAATGAAAAACATTCTGAAGCAGCAGCAGCGTACATAGAG ACACAGCAGATGAAAGCAAGGGAGCATCAACAACAGCTGCAGATGCAGCAGTTGCAACTCATGCAACAGCGAAATGCCCAGTTACAACGAAGGGATCAAAATCCCTCCCTTGGTGGTTCTATAAATGCTATGAACTCTGAAGGCATGATGGGGCAACCATCTGCTAGTGTTTTGGCCATGAAAATGTACGAGGAACAAATGAAGCACCCTCACTCCTTGGACTCCGAGACATCACCTCTTATTGATCCCAATAGGATGGCTCTTCTCAAGTCTGCAACTAATCATCAACG CCAGTTGGCACAAGGTAATTCGGGGAGCATGTCTGCAGCATTGCAGCAAATGCAAGGGCGGCCTCAGCTGGCAACG GATATTAAAACGGAAGTGAACTTGAGTGGTAATCAGAAATCCGTGGATCCGTCGTCAATTTATGGCCAAGCAATTCTACAGTCAAAGTCGGGACTTGGTGGTGCAG GTTTGAATCAAGGTGTGACTGGTCTACCATTGAAGGGTTGGCCGTTAACT GGAATTGACCATTTGAGGCCAAGTATGGGTTTGCAAGTACAGAAGCCCAATATACAGACCCAAAATCAATTTCTTTTGGCATCACAACAACAGCAGGTTCTTGCACAAGCTCAAGCACAAGGTAACCTGAATTTGGCATCACAACAACAGCAGGTTCTTGCACAAGCTCAAGCACAAGGTAACCTGAATTTGGCATCACAACAACAGCAGGTTCTTGCACAGGCTCAAGCACAAGGTAACCTGAATTCCCCTAATTATGGATACGGTGGATTACCAAGAGGTAACTTCAATACAAAAGATGTTCAGCCACCAAGAAATGATGGATCCATATGCTCTCCAGTACAATCAAATTCACCGAAG ATGAAAATGGCCCAAATACAGCAATCCTCCTCTCAACAACAGGACCAGATGCAGCAGCAGCAACAGCAGCAACTGCCACAG AACAGCAGAAAAAGGAAGCAGCATTCGTCATCTGGACCTGCCAATAGTACTGGCACTGGAAATACTGTCGGCCCTTCACCAAGCTCACCAGCATCAACTCATACACCTGGTGATGGGATGACTAGTGCTAGTAGCCTTCAGCACGTCAGCAGTGTGTCAAAAAGCATGATGATGTACGGAGGAGACGGAACTGGTGGTATTGCATCCTCTACAAATCAGCTG GATGACTTGGAGACATTTGGAGACATTGATAATGTGGAATCATTTTTGTCACATGATGGGGGAGATGGAAGTATCTATGGCACACTGAAGCAAACTCTTACTGAGCACAAACCTGAGTCTTCCAAAG GATTCTCCTTTGGCGAAGTTGGTTGTATACGCACAAGGAATAAAGTTACTTGCTGTCATTTCTCATCGGATGGGAAGTTGCTCGCTAGTGCCGGACATGACAAGAAG GCTGTTCTGTGGAACATGGATACCTTGCAAACGGAGACCACCCCTGAAGAACATCAATACTTGATTACAGATGTCCGGTTCAGGCCTAATTCAACTCAGCTTGCAACTGCTTCATTTGACAAGTCTGTGAGATTGTGGGATGCTGCTAAT CCTAGCTACTGTTTGAATTCATATACTGGTCATACTTCTCATGTTATGTCGCTGGATTTCCATCCAAAAAAGAATGATCTGTTCTGTTTCTGCGATAGCAACAATGAGATTCGCTACTGGAGTATTAGTCCATTCTCATGTACTCGGGTGTCAAAG CAAGGAGGCAGTGCACAAGTGAGATTCCAGCCCATAACTGGTCATCTGCTGGCTGCCGCATCAGATAAGGTGGTTTCAATCTTTGACGTTGAAAATGACAGGCAACTACAGTCTTTCCAG GGACATTCTGGAGTGGTGAACTACCTTTGTTGGGATCTCAATGGTGATCTACTGGCATCAGTAAGTGAGGAGTCCGTTAAAGTTTGGTCATTGACCACCGGTGATTGCATCCATGAGCTAAGTACCAATGAGAATCAGTTCCACTCTTGTGTCTTTCATCCTAGCTATTCAGCTCTATTGGTGATTGGAGGAATGAGG TCTTTGGAGCTGTGGAACATGGTTGAGAATAAAAGCATGACAATTCCAGCCCACGATAACATTATCGCTGCTCTAGCACAGTCACCGGTGACTGGAATGGTCGCTTCCGCAAGTCATGACAGTTCTGTGAAGTTATGGAAATAA